GCCGCCCGGCTCGACGAGCCCAGCGCCCTCACCTTGAGCACCGTGGACGCGGCCACCGGCCAGCCCAGTTCCCGCGTGGTGCTGCTCAAGGGCCTGCCCGACGACGCTGGCTTTTTATTTTACACGAACTACGACTCGCGCAAAGGCCGCGAACTGGCCGGCCAGCCACTGGCCGCCATCAGCTTCTTCTGGCCTGGCCTCGAGCGCCAAGTGCGCGTGGAAGGCCGGGTGGAAAAAGCGCCGGAAGCACTCTCGACCGCCTACTTCCAGAGCCGCCCGCGCAGCAGCCAGCTCGGCGCCTGGGCCTCGCCCCAAAGCCAGGTTATTGGCAGCCGCGAGGCGCTGGAAGCCCGCGAACAAGCCGTGGAGGCCGAATTTATTGGCCAAGACCCGCTGCCGCGCCCGCCGCACTGGGGCGGCTACATCCTGCGTCCACACCGCATCGAGTTTTGGCAGGGCCGCCCCAGCCGCCTGCACGACCGCCTGGTGTACGACCTGGTGAACGGGGCCTGGAAGATTGCGCGCCTAGCCCCGTGAGGTCATTTAATAACTAACATTTATCATTGAACAGGCGCTTGACAAGCATCGGTGTTTACGGCTGGGCCCGTGTTGATTAACCCGGCTTTGCTTCCCGAAGCCGTTGCCCCGGTGGCTGCTAAATGATAAACGTTGCGTGTCAAATGATAAATGTTACCTGTTAAATGAAATGAATTCCTTTGGCTGAAATCCAACCCTTGCGCGGCTGGCGCTACGCTCCGGCCTTGGGCGCCGACATCGACGCCTACGTGTCGCCGTTGTTCGACGTCGTATCGACGCGGCAGCGGGCCGCGCTTTATCGCAACCCGCTCAACTCTATTCACTTGGCTGTGCCGCAGGGCGACGACCCGGCCGGCGCGGCCCTGGCCACGCTGCGGCGCTGGGAGACCGAGGGCGTACTCCGGCAGGACGCGCTGCCCGGCATCTACGCCTATTACCAATACTTCCGGCTGCCGGGCAGCGCCCGCGAATACTGCCGCAAGGGCTTCATGTGCCACATCCGGGCCTACGACTGGGCCGAGGGCGTGGTGCTGCGCCACGAAAACACGCTGCCCGCCAGCGTGCACGACCGCGCCGCCCTGCTGGCCCGCACCGAGTTCCAGACCAGCGCCACCCACGGGCTGTACCGCGACGACGCCTTTAAGCTGGAAACCTACCTCGACGAGGCCATGCAATCGCCCCTGTACCAAACCGAGGACGACTACCAGGGGGCCCGCGACGTGCTGGCCGTGGTGCAGGACGCGGCCGTGATTCGGCGCTTCCAGGAAGTGCTGGCCGGGCGCGAGGTGATTCTGGCCGACGGCCACCACCGCTACGAGGGCTCCTTAGCGCACCGCCACGCCCGCCAGGCGCAGGCCGGGCCCGCCGCCACCGGCCGCGAGCCCTGGCACTACCACCTCATGTACCTCACCAACGCGGCCAGCGACGACTTGCGCATCCTGCCCACGCACCGCCTGCTGCTGGAGCTGCCCGGGGGCCCCGGCGGCCGCGCGCTGAGCGACGCCGAATTCCTGGCCCACCTGGGGCCCTACTTCACGGTGCTCCCGCTGGAGGAAGCCACGGACTTGCCCGAGGTGATTGCCGGCAAGCGCTGGGCCTTTGGGCTGTATTTGGGCGGGCAGGCCTACAAAATCCGCCTGCGGCCGGAAGCGCACGCGCTGCTCGACTGGGTCACAACCGACGAAGTAAAAAACCTGGACCTCACGGTACTGCACTTCTTCGTGTTGGAAAAAGCCCTGGGCCTGCGGGGCCCCGACGCGCAGCGCGCCTGGCCGGGCGTGGCCTACGTGCGCAGCTTCGCCGAGTGCTTGCAGCGGGTGGACCGCGGCGAGGCCCGCGCCGCGCTGATCGTGAACGAGGTGACGATGGCCGAGGTGGAGGCCGTGTGCCACTCCGGGGCCGTGATGCCGGCCAAGTCCACCTTCTTCTACCCCAAAACCCTGGCCGGCTTCCTCTTCAGCAGCATCGCCGACGAGGAGGCCGGCAACGTGTTCGACCACTATTTCCAGGGCCCTGCTCCGGCTTTGCCCCCGCCTCCCGCACCGTGAAACTGATTTTAGCCTCCAACTCGCCCCGCCGCCGCCAATTGCTGACCGACCTGGGCCTGGCCTACGAAATCCGCCTGCGCGACGTGGACGAGGACTTTCCGCCCCACCTGCGCCGGGCCGCGGTAGCCGAGTACCTG
This genomic stretch from Hymenobacter sp. PAMC 26628 harbors:
- a CDS encoding DUF1015 domain-containing protein, coding for MAEIQPLRGWRYAPALGADIDAYVSPLFDVVSTRQRAALYRNPLNSIHLAVPQGDDPAGAALATLRRWETEGVLRQDALPGIYAYYQYFRLPGSAREYCRKGFMCHIRAYDWAEGVVLRHENTLPASVHDRAALLARTEFQTSATHGLYRDDAFKLETYLDEAMQSPLYQTEDDYQGARDVLAVVQDAAVIRRFQEVLAGREVILADGHHRYEGSLAHRHARQAQAGPAATGREPWHYHLMYLTNAASDDLRILPTHRLLLELPGGPGGRALSDAEFLAHLGPYFTVLPLEEATDLPEVIAGKRWAFGLYLGGQAYKIRLRPEAHALLDWVTTDEVKNLDLTVLHFFVLEKALGLRGPDAQRAWPGVAYVRSFAECLQRVDRGEARAALIVNEVTMAEVEAVCHSGAVMPAKSTFFYPKTLAGFLFSSIADEEAGNVFDHYFQGPAPALPPPPAP
- the pdxH gene encoding pyridoxamine 5'-phosphate oxidase, whose translation is MTDQQLADLRQSYTQRTLAEADAQLDAVRQFRTWLDEAVAARLDEPSALTLSTVDAATGQPSSRVVLLKGLPDDAGFLFYTNYDSRKGRELAGQPLAAISFFWPGLERQVRVEGRVEKAPEALSTAYFQSRPRSSQLGAWASPQSQVIGSREALEAREQAVEAEFIGQDPLPRPPHWGGYILRPHRIEFWQGRPSRLHDRLVYDLVNGAWKIARLAP